GAACGGATCCCCATCGTATGATAGAGCGGCATCACGCCAAGCGTTCGTTCGGAGCGGCCATAATGATTTTGCGCGATGTGCGCGAGCGCTGCGGCGCGTTCCGCGCGATGCGTTCGCAAGACACCTTTGGGACGTCCGGTCGTCCCGGACGTGTAGAGCATGATGGAGTACGTCTCTTCGGAGACGGAGTCCGTGCTCGTCGCGGACGTGCCGTCCAGGAGCTCTTCGAAAGAAGTCGCCGCTTCGCCTATGACGCAGCGCGGCTCCGCATCTTCGATGATGAATTCGAGTTCGTCCCGTGAAAGCCGCCAATTCACCGGCGTTAACGTCGCGCCCAGCAACTGGGTTGCCCAATAGAGCGTCGCCATGGGCTCGCTGTTCCGCAGCACGGTGACGACGCGATCGCCGCGACCGACGCCACGTTGCTGCAAACCCGAAACGACGCGCATGACACGTTCTTTCCACTGCGCGTACGTAAGCCGTATGGCTCCGTCAACGATCGCGAGCGCATTCGGTTCGCGTTCTACGGCAGCGCAAAACGTTGTACCGAGATCCATCAGGCCGTCGTCTCCTCGGTCGCCATGATTGCATCGACGATCGAGGTGTAACCGGTGCAGCGGCAAAGGTGACCCGCGAGGAGCTCTTCGACTTCGCGTCGCGTCGCCGAAGGACGCTCGGTCAGAAACGCCTGCGCGGAGATCAGGATACCGGGCGTGCAAAACCCGCACTGCAGTGCGTGATGTGCGCGGAAGGCTTCTTGCAACGGTGAGAGATTATCGTGGGAACCTAGCGAGGCGACGGTCTTGACCTCGGCCCCTTCCGCCTGCACCGCAAACATCAGACACGATCGCACCGCGCGACCATCGACGAGAATCGTGCACGCGCCGCAGACGCCGTGCTCGCACCCGACGTGCACGCCTTTGGCTCCGCATTGACTGCGCAAGAAATCACACAGGAGCAGACGCGGTGGTACGTCAGCCTTGACCGGCTTTCCATCGACGCGCAGGTTGATCGATGCGTGCTCGCTCTTGGAGGTTCGAATCATCGGGCACCCTCGAGCGCGCGGGACAGCGTGCGCCGGATCTGACCTTGCGCAAGCCATCGGCGATACTTCGCCGTGCCGCGCAGATCGCTGGGGG
Above is a genomic segment from Candidatus Baltobacteraceae bacterium containing:
- a CDS encoding (2Fe-2S)-binding protein yields the protein MIRTSKSEHASINLRVDGKPVKADVPPRLLLCDFLRSQCGAKGVHVGCEHGVCGACTILVDGRAVRSCLMFAVQAEGAEVKTVASLGSHDNLSPLQEAFRAHHALQCGFCTPGILISAQAFLTERPSATRREVEELLAGHLCRCTGYTSIVDAIMATEETTA